In one Paenibacillus sp. JQZ6Y-1 genomic region, the following are encoded:
- the rpsT gene encoding 30S ribosomal protein S20 has protein sequence MPNIKSAVKRVKTSEKRRALNAAQKSALRTSVKAADTALVNNDAENAKTAVAAASKSLDKAVTKGHIHKNAAARKKSRLAKKLNALSSQA, from the coding sequence ATGCCTAACATCAAATCCGCGGTTAAACGTGTAAAAACTAGCGAAAAACGTCGTGCTCTGAATGCGGCTCAAAAATCCGCACTGCGCACTAGCGTAAAAGCTGCAGATACTGCACTTGTGAATAACGATGCTGAAAATGCAAAAACTGCTGTTGCTGCTGCTTCCAAAAGTCTGGATAAAGCTGTAACTAAAGGTCACATCCACAAAAATGCAGCTGCTCGTAAAAAATCCCGTCTGGCTAAGAAACTGAACGCTCTTTCCAGTCAGGCCTAA
- a CDS encoding deoxycytidylate deaminase — MRKDWDTYFMDIAHMVSTRSRCPRRHVGAVLVQGKKLLGTAYNGAPMGVPDCSEDGCMISEEVEVVKVDGVETMVKKQRCIRTIHAEQNLLLFTDRADREGSTVYVTDEPCWTCANMLANSGVVEIVYHRSYPKDTRKVHDMMQQKGIIFRSLQSYEPPKETVVID; from the coding sequence ATGCGTAAAGATTGGGATACATATTTTATGGATATCGCTCATATGGTGTCCACACGCTCACGCTGTCCGCGTCGGCATGTCGGTGCCGTTCTCGTACAGGGGAAAAAGCTGCTCGGTACTGCCTACAACGGCGCACCGATGGGCGTACCCGATTGCTCTGAGGATGGCTGTATGATCTCGGAAGAAGTGGAAGTAGTCAAAGTAGACGGTGTAGAAACGATGGTCAAAAAACAACGCTGCATCCGTACCATTCACGCCGAGCAAAATCTGCTACTGTTTACCGACCGTGCCGACCGCGAAGGCTCGACCGTATACGTAACCGACGAGCCATGCTGGACCTGCGCTAATATGCTTGCAAACAGCGGCGTAGTCGAAATTGTCTACCACCGAAGCTATCCCAAAGACACACGCAAAGTACACGACATGATGCAGCAAAAAGGCATTATTTTCCGTTCCTTGCAATCATACGAACCACCAAAAGAAACAGTGGTCATTGATTAA
- a CDS encoding ComEA family DNA-binding protein — MKTKITIIATILAVLGVGLIWFGAAQQPEQGTEWVQLNERAAASIEPASTTTQAGEPDSDIEKDASRTLANSSQSSANHTGSNTVPVEESIPSSNNTVSSQSESAQTQSASDSAQSATKPASSVSEGEGKISINRAGLAELTELPGIGDKKAQAIIDYRNTHGSFQHVNELDNVKGIGSKMLAKLLPYVSL; from the coding sequence ATGAAAACAAAAATAACGATCATAGCTACAATATTGGCTGTACTGGGTGTAGGGCTCATCTGGTTTGGTGCAGCTCAGCAACCGGAGCAAGGAACAGAATGGGTACAGTTAAATGAACGTGCCGCAGCCAGCATCGAACCTGCTTCTACTACAACACAAGCAGGAGAACCGGATTCCGACATCGAAAAAGATGCAAGCCGAACGCTTGCTAACTCTTCACAGTCATCGGCAAATCATACAGGTTCAAATACAGTGCCTGTAGAGGAAAGTATTCCATCGTCAAACAATACAGTCTCTTCGCAAAGCGAAAGTGCTCAGACGCAATCAGCCAGCGACTCTGCACAATCAGCTACGAAGCCAGCGTCCTCGGTCAGCGAAGGGGAAGGTAAAATCAGCATCAATCGTGCCGGATTGGCAGAGCTAACAGAACTACCCGGCATCGGTGACAAAAAAGCTCAGGCTATTATCGATTACCGCAATACTCACGGTTCGTTTCAACATGTTAATGAACTTGACAATGTCAAAGGCATCGGCAGCAAAATGCTTGCCAAGCTGTTACCATATGTCAGTCTGTAA
- a CDS encoding RNA polymerase sigma factor, translated as MVEQGLIKAAQEGDRDALITLLREIEHHVYKTAYYILNNEQDALDAAQEALIRIYTKIGSYEEKAQFKTWVQRIVTNICIDKFRRSKPTVSIEEHEMVFEGHDDVEQQVMRTYTSKDVQEAINQLPEHHRTVIVLRYIQDLSYNEIADCLDLPLNTVKSYLFRARQQLQSLLADYEKGGLIG; from the coding sequence GTGGTGGAGCAGGGACTCATCAAGGCCGCCCAAGAGGGAGACCGAGATGCTCTAATCACCCTATTAAGAGAGATAGAACATCATGTGTACAAAACAGCTTACTATATTTTGAACAATGAACAAGATGCTCTGGATGCGGCTCAAGAGGCGTTAATTCGCATCTATACCAAAATTGGTTCCTACGAAGAAAAAGCACAATTTAAAACTTGGGTGCAACGGATTGTTACGAATATCTGCATTGATAAATTCCGTCGAAGCAAGCCGACGGTTTCGATTGAGGAACATGAGATGGTGTTTGAGGGTCATGACGATGTGGAGCAGCAGGTGATGCGTACCTATACATCCAAAGATGTACAGGAAGCGATCAATCAGCTGCCTGAGCATCATCGAACGGTGATCGTACTACGCTATATTCAGGATTTATCCTACAACGAAATTGCGGACTGCCTGGATTTACCTCTGAACACGGTAAAATCGTATTTATTTCGCGCGCGCCAGCAACTACAAAGTCTGCTAGCAGACTATGAGAAAGGAGGATTGATTGGATGA
- a CDS encoding MBL fold metallo-hydrolase: MKIQLIRNASLWLEYNGLHLLVDPMLGEQGAYPPIMNSDNERRNPLVPLPGALQQWQKPDIIVLTHLHNDHWDAAAVEALDKSIPVWCQPGDRQRIEGQGFTSVTEIQEHWQYKGVQLYRTSGHHGTGEIGEKMGNVSGFVLQAEHEPILYIAGDTIWCSEVEQALHDYKPDVTIVNAGAAQFVDSEPIIMDQHDVQKVCTTAPYSKVIAVHMEAINHCLLTRRELAEFAKEQGLSEQLIIPQDGEQLQYK; encoded by the coding sequence ATGAAGATTCAATTGATTCGCAATGCTAGTTTATGGCTAGAATATAACGGGCTTCATTTGTTGGTAGACCCCATGCTAGGCGAGCAAGGGGCGTATCCGCCGATTATGAATTCTGACAATGAGCGGCGCAATCCATTGGTGCCGCTACCAGGAGCGCTGCAACAGTGGCAGAAGCCGGATATTATCGTGCTCACCCATCTGCATAACGATCACTGGGACGCGGCGGCAGTGGAAGCTTTGGACAAATCGATCCCAGTATGGTGCCAGCCCGGTGATCGTCAGCGCATCGAGGGACAAGGATTTACAAGTGTAACGGAAATACAGGAGCACTGGCAGTACAAAGGCGTTCAATTGTATCGCACCAGTGGTCATCATGGAACGGGCGAGATTGGAGAGAAAATGGGCAATGTATCCGGCTTTGTATTGCAGGCGGAGCATGAACCGATTTTGTATATTGCTGGTGATACGATCTGGTGCAGTGAAGTAGAACAGGCGCTACATGACTACAAACCGGATGTGACTATCGTAAATGCAGGGGCTGCTCAATTTGTGGACAGTGAACCTATCATTATGGATCAGCATGATGTGCAGAAGGTATGTACAACAGCGCCATACAGCAAGGTGATCGCTGTACATATGGAAGCGATCAATCATTGTTTGCTGACGCGCAGGGAATTGGCTGAGTTTGCAAAAGAACAGGGATTGTCGGAACAACTCATAATTCCGCAGGATGGAGAGCAATTGCAATACAAGTGA
- the holA gene encoding DNA polymerase III subunit delta, with protein MDLKTASKDIQNNNPASIYVCYGAEKYRIREFIDFTVNQLIEPEHRDFAIARYDLSETALETVLEEAEEIPFMVPRKLLIIRDSSVLTAGKDNSKLEHRAEALLRYMEEPVDYSILLFWVNGEKLDERKKVVKALKNKACILPFQPMGAEELLAWLIRHAKKQECECSKAAAEALVQSAGTGLGILSAEMDKLCLHAGRGGTITEEDVQKLVARSTEQNVFILVEQIAAVRLEQALTIFYDLLKQREEPIKIAALIARQFRIMLQVKELAGQNYSQQQIASQLGLHPYAVKIAGEQARKFDAGKLRSIIAHLARLDYQMKTGAIDKVLGLEMFLLRLGA; from the coding sequence ATGGATTTGAAAACGGCAAGTAAGGATATTCAAAATAACAATCCCGCATCCATTTATGTATGTTACGGAGCGGAAAAATATAGAATTCGTGAGTTTATCGACTTTACCGTCAATCAGTTGATTGAGCCGGAGCATCGTGACTTTGCCATCGCTCGGTACGATCTGTCCGAAACGGCGCTGGAAACCGTACTCGAAGAAGCGGAAGAAATTCCATTTATGGTACCGCGTAAGCTGCTGATTATACGCGATTCGTCGGTACTGACAGCAGGCAAGGATAACAGTAAGCTAGAGCATCGAGCAGAAGCACTGCTGCGTTATATGGAAGAACCAGTCGATTATTCGATTTTGCTATTCTGGGTAAATGGCGAAAAGCTAGATGAGCGGAAAAAGGTTGTCAAAGCGCTAAAAAACAAAGCCTGCATATTACCATTTCAACCGATGGGTGCAGAGGAACTGCTTGCGTGGTTGATTCGCCACGCCAAAAAGCAGGAGTGTGAGTGCAGCAAAGCTGCCGCTGAGGCGCTTGTTCAGTCTGCGGGTACAGGGCTGGGCATTTTATCTGCGGAAATGGACAAGCTTTGCCTGCATGCTGGGCGTGGCGGTACGATTACTGAAGAGGATGTGCAGAAGCTGGTTGCCCGCAGTACGGAGCAGAATGTATTCATTCTGGTGGAGCAGATTGCAGCCGTTCGTTTAGAGCAGGCGCTGACGATCTTTTACGATTTGTTGAAGCAGCGTGAGGAGCCGATCAAGATCGCTGCGCTGATTGCGCGTCAATTTCGCATTATGCTACAGGTCAAAGAGCTGGCTGGGCAAAACTACTCGCAGCAGCAAATTGCTTCCCAGCTTGGACTACACCCGTATGCTGTCAAAATTGCTGGCGAACAAGCACGCAAATTCGACGCAGGCAAGCTGCGCTCGATTATTGCCCATCTGGCACGTCTGGACTACCAGATGAAGACGGGAGCTATTGATAAAGTACTTGGTCTGGAAATGTTCCTGCTGCGTCTCGGCGCATAA
- a CDS encoding ComEC/Rec2 family competence protein codes for MNDMVHKSKRPLVVGFTTWTAGNTCAALLDEIGFWTVICGILLLGGLLILSLYMWLPLRLDYRGLIIMVVLFIIAAVYWHGNDQRNVSQLPTWLQSTPDRMIDQPIKVEGEIAGPIEIDGDRVTFPLVLYRLHTSPRSSHASLTSSFTSMELKKHETVWVQLKLAAEKELITAAQWRRGDLIQLKGTWKEAGGARNFGAFDYRQYLRLSHIHWIIDVKGASSLRTSDITLSVWSSIQSRVLLWNDDTRERLALQVQRIFQPLDSGYMEGLLIGLTDHIDPETFASFSRLGLTHILAISGLHVAIYAGLLLWILRALRVSKETACYIVMLLLPIYVLLTGASPSAIRAGLMGMIGLYLAGRGQLKDGLHILCAVGWGMLLYEPYYLLNISFQLSFIVTAGLIMYVPLFMPLLSRLPFKLASALSVTIVAQLISFPLTIYYFNQFSLLSFVANLVLVPVSSILVLPIGTFALAISYAWFPAGYWLGHAVSWLNRWCFIWIDWLDDMPGMLSIWSSPSVIGILIYYVLLYIALRCFRDIHHWLQEQAMSGYITHQHSQVSTVQPSVQPSVQPSVQPSVQPSVQPSPLSRRLIKVSVAALFCKRGLHWQIPWLRNRLLILPLFGCILIIMLTSWYNASPYQQNKEAIVQFLDIGQGDSILITTPDNKHILVDGGGTVRFRKPGDEWRERKQPYEVGAKLIVPLLKKRGVHELDAIMSTHWDQDHAGGLLAVAEQIPVQQFIFNGTLPDDDKQNKLIQALLNRHIPMYAASAGLQLQPDLHTTLTFLAPARSTSSPTLINDEASRSQLSTISNTNVQKNTQNTHDSITIKATTHPVARLLPRKEDQNLYSVVFMLDIYGRHFLFTGDANFTEERSVLNDLQSLATRSSRNTDAHSMAAGVLSTPIDVLKVGHHGSKTSTSSEWLSYWKPQVSVISAGVNNIYGHPKSEVLDRLHHAGSTIFRTDQQGEIQILIHTNGKMETRTLLPSP; via the coding sequence ATGAATGATATGGTACATAAAAGCAAACGACCATTGGTGGTCGGTTTTACAACGTGGACTGCTGGTAACACCTGTGCCGCATTATTGGATGAAATTGGCTTTTGGACAGTGATATGCGGTATATTATTGCTTGGCGGGTTGCTCATATTAAGTCTGTATATGTGGTTGCCACTTCGATTGGATTATCGTGGATTGATTATTATGGTAGTTCTATTTATCATAGCCGCCGTATATTGGCATGGGAATGATCAACGCAATGTGAGTCAGCTACCGACATGGTTGCAATCTACACCGGATCGCATGATTGATCAGCCGATTAAAGTAGAGGGAGAAATTGCAGGTCCTATAGAAATCGACGGAGATCGTGTAACGTTTCCGCTAGTATTGTATCGATTACATACATCACCAAGGTCATCCCATGCTTCGTTAACAAGCTCATTCACATCCATGGAATTAAAGAAGCACGAAACCGTATGGGTACAGCTCAAGCTTGCAGCAGAAAAGGAATTAATCACAGCAGCACAATGGCGACGTGGAGATCTCATTCAACTCAAAGGAACATGGAAAGAAGCAGGTGGAGCGCGGAATTTTGGAGCTTTTGACTATCGACAGTATCTGAGGCTCAGTCATATCCATTGGATCATTGATGTGAAAGGAGCTTCTTCACTACGCACATCTGATATAACATTGTCCGTTTGGTCGTCTATACAGAGTCGAGTGTTGCTTTGGAACGATGATACACGGGAACGACTTGCGCTACAAGTGCAGCGCATATTTCAACCGCTCGATAGCGGCTATATGGAAGGCTTGCTAATCGGATTGACGGATCATATCGATCCAGAAACCTTTGCTTCCTTTTCAAGACTGGGATTGACACATATTCTTGCTATTTCTGGACTGCATGTAGCAATCTATGCCGGTTTATTGTTGTGGATATTACGTGCATTGAGAGTAAGTAAAGAAACAGCTTGTTATATCGTGATGCTGCTGCTTCCAATCTACGTATTGCTCACCGGAGCATCGCCATCTGCGATTCGTGCCGGTTTGATGGGTATGATTGGATTGTATTTGGCAGGACGCGGACAGTTAAAAGATGGATTACATATTTTGTGCGCAGTTGGTTGGGGTATGCTGCTGTATGAGCCGTATTATTTGCTCAATATTAGCTTTCAGCTTTCATTTATTGTGACAGCAGGTTTGATTATGTATGTGCCGTTGTTTATGCCTTTGTTGAGTCGGTTGCCTTTTAAGCTGGCTTCGGCATTGTCGGTCACGATCGTTGCACAGTTGATTTCATTTCCACTGACAATTTATTATTTCAACCAATTTTCGTTATTATCATTTGTTGCTAATCTTGTGCTAGTACCAGTGTCCAGCATTCTGGTGTTGCCTATCGGTACATTTGCACTGGCGATCAGCTATGCTTGGTTTCCGGCAGGGTACTGGCTAGGACATGCAGTATCATGGCTCAATCGTTGGTGCTTTATATGGATTGATTGGCTCGATGATATGCCGGGCATGTTAAGCATCTGGTCATCGCCAAGTGTCATTGGCATCTTGATTTATTATGTATTGCTGTACATCGCTTTGCGTTGTTTCCGAGATATTCACCATTGGCTTCAAGAACAAGCGATGAGTGGGTACATAACTCATCAGCACTCACAAGTATCCACAGTACAACCATCAGTACAACCATCAGTACAACCATCAGTACAACCATCAGTACAACCATCAGTACAACCATCTCCCTTGTCACGTCGATTGATCAAAGTCTCGGTTGCTGCATTATTTTGTAAACGTGGACTTCATTGGCAGATTCCGTGGTTGCGCAATAGACTTCTAATCCTACCTTTGTTCGGCTGTATACTTATTATCATGCTAACTAGCTGGTACAACGCCTCTCCCTATCAACAAAACAAGGAAGCAATTGTACAATTTCTCGATATTGGTCAGGGAGACAGCATTTTGATTACAACACCGGATAACAAGCATATTTTGGTAGATGGTGGTGGTACGGTTCGTTTTCGCAAGCCGGGCGACGAGTGGAGGGAACGGAAGCAACCTTATGAAGTAGGCGCCAAGCTTATCGTACCGCTGCTCAAAAAGCGTGGTGTTCATGAGCTGGATGCCATTATGTCCACCCACTGGGATCAGGATCATGCAGGTGGCTTATTGGCGGTAGCGGAGCAGATACCAGTGCAGCAGTTTATTTTTAATGGCACCTTACCTGATGACGATAAGCAAAACAAACTGATTCAGGCGTTGCTGAACCGTCACATTCCTATGTACGCTGCATCAGCGGGTCTGCAACTACAGCCGGATCTGCATACAACACTGACGTTTCTTGCGCCTGCCCGATCCACCAGTTCGCCTACGCTCATTAACGACGAAGCTAGTCGTTCACAATTATCTACAATTTCGAATACAAATGTGCAAAAGAACACGCAAAATACACATGATTCTATTACTATCAAAGCTACAACTCATCCTGTAGCCCGTTTACTTCCACGTAAGGAAGATCAAAATCTATATTCTGTTGTCTTTATGCTGGACATCTATGGACGTCATTTTCTATTCACTGGTGATGCCAATTTCACAGAGGAGCGTTCTGTTTTGAATGATCTGCAATCGCTCGCAACCCGCTCCAGTCGGAACACCGACGCTCATTCGATGGCAGCAGGGGTTCTTTCCACGCCGATTGATGTATTAAAGGTTGGTCATCATGGCAGCAAAACATCGACTTCTTCCGAATGGCTGTCCTATTGGAAACCGCAAGTATCGGTGATTTCGGCAGGCGTAAACAATATCTACGGTCATCCGAAAAGCGAGGTGCTGGATCGTCTGCATCACGCTGGTTCTACTATTTTTCGGACGGATCAGCAGGGCGAGATTCAGATTCTGATCCATACGAATGGTAAAATGGAAACCCGTACACTGCTTCCGTCACCATAA
- a CDS encoding Lrp/AsnC family transcriptional regulator yields MNLSKYMLEADEVDLRILHHLIENSARSHKEIGELVHLSGQAVGQRIRKLHDLGIIEGYTVKWNPAALGQGIQGFVILYMNSASSHSAFLEHVHQQEAVYEVHRISGEGCYWMRVHAASLSDLNRLLDSLLTYGNYKLSLSVEQFK; encoded by the coding sequence ATGAACCTCTCCAAATATATGCTGGAAGCAGATGAAGTCGATCTGCGCATTTTGCATCATCTGATTGAAAACTCTGCCCGTTCCCATAAAGAAATCGGCGAACTGGTGCATTTATCTGGTCAGGCAGTCGGTCAGCGTATTCGCAAGCTGCATGATCTAGGAATAATCGAAGGCTATACCGTCAAATGGAATCCGGCAGCACTGGGACAAGGCATTCAAGGATTTGTTATTTTATATATGAATTCTGCGTCGTCACACTCGGCTTTTCTAGAGCATGTTCATCAGCAGGAGGCTGTATACGAAGTTCATCGAATTAGTGGTGAAGGCTGTTACTGGATGCGTGTACATGCTGCTTCGCTGAGCGATCTGAATCGCTTGCTGGATTCATTGCTGACGTATGGTAATTATAAATTGAGTTTGTCAGTAGAGCAGTTTAAATAA
- a CDS encoding GNAT family N-acetyltransferase — MHLQIITTIEQLEVAKRIRQTVFVEEQGVPLADEFDQHDVLDAECVHVLIFYQQQPAGTGRWRTVDGTAKLERICLLPQYRQYGLGRVLIQGLEQQAIEQGLHHFQLHGQSQAAPFYEKLGYRIFSAEFLEDGIPHVWMIREAGK; from the coding sequence ATACATCTACAAATCATTACAACGATAGAACAGCTGGAAGTAGCTAAGCGGATTCGTCAGACGGTATTCGTAGAGGAGCAGGGCGTACCGCTAGCAGATGAATTTGATCAGCATGATGTGCTGGATGCGGAGTGTGTGCACGTACTTATCTTCTATCAGCAGCAGCCAGCGGGTACAGGACGTTGGCGTACAGTAGACGGCACCGCCAAGCTGGAGCGAATTTGCTTGCTGCCGCAATATCGCCAGTATGGTCTGGGTCGGGTATTGATTCAAGGCTTGGAGCAGCAGGCGATAGAGCAAGGGCTGCATCATTTTCAATTGCATGGGCAAAGTCAGGCGGCTCCTTTTTATGAAAAGCTGGGTTATCGCATATTCTCGGCGGAATTTTTGGAAGATGGTATTCCGCATGTATGGATGATTCGCGAAGCGGGAAAGTAA
- the lepA gene encoding translation elongation factor 4 — MTDISARQAKIRNFSIIAHIDHGKSTLADRILEYTGALTSREMQEQVLDQMELERERGITIKLQAVRLTYKADDGEEYLLNLIDTPGHVDFTYEVSRSLAACEGALLVVDAAQGIEAQTLANVYLALDNNLEILPVINKIDLPSADPERVKQEVEDVIGLDASEAVLASAKAGIGIKDILEQVVQKVPAPTGDPSNPLKALIFDSHYDPYKGVIIYSRIVDGKIKSGSKIKMMATGKEFEVIEVGAFMPRMTIVDELNVGDVGFIVAGIKTVGDTRVGDTITDAKTPTAEPLPGYRKINPMVYCGLYPIESSDYVDLREALEKLQLNDASLSFEPESSSALGFGFRCGFLGLLHMDVIQERIEREFNIPLITTAPSVIYHVTLTNGDVLTIDNPSNYPEVGRIEYVEEPYVKASIIVPNDFVGTVMELCQTKRGEFINMEYLDTTRVTITYQVPLSEIVYDFFDQLKSSTKGYASFDYELSGYRKSNLVKMDILLNGEQVDALSFIVHRDRAYHRGRVICEKLRELIPRQMFEIPIQASVGTKVVARETVKAMRKNVLAKCYGGDISRKRKLLEKQKEGKKRMKQVGNVEVPQEAFMAVLRIDE, encoded by the coding sequence ATGACTGATATTTCAGCAAGACAGGCAAAAATACGTAATTTCTCCATTATTGCGCATATTGACCACGGAAAGTCCACACTGGCGGACCGTATTCTGGAGTACACTGGCGCACTGACATCTCGCGAAATGCAAGAGCAGGTACTGGACCAGATGGAACTGGAGCGCGAGCGCGGAATTACAATCAAACTGCAGGCGGTTCGTTTGACATACAAGGCCGATGACGGCGAGGAATACCTGCTCAATCTGATCGATACACCGGGACACGTCGACTTTACGTACGAGGTTTCCCGCAGTTTGGCTGCCTGCGAAGGCGCACTGCTGGTTGTCGATGCGGCGCAAGGCATTGAAGCGCAAACGCTGGCAAACGTGTATCTGGCACTGGACAACAATCTGGAAATTCTGCCGGTCATCAACAAGATTGACCTGCCAAGTGCAGATCCAGAGCGTGTCAAACAGGAAGTGGAAGATGTGATTGGTCTGGATGCTAGTGAAGCGGTACTCGCTTCTGCCAAAGCAGGCATCGGGATCAAGGACATTCTGGAACAGGTTGTACAGAAGGTGCCTGCACCGACTGGCGATCCATCAAATCCACTGAAAGCGCTGATCTTTGACTCGCACTATGATCCGTACAAAGGGGTTATCATTTACTCCCGTATCGTAGACGGCAAGATCAAATCCGGCTCCAAAATCAAAATGATGGCAACGGGCAAGGAATTCGAAGTTATCGAAGTTGGTGCCTTTATGCCACGCATGACAATTGTGGATGAGCTGAACGTCGGTGATGTTGGCTTTATCGTTGCTGGTATCAAAACAGTGGGCGATACGCGTGTCGGTGATACTATTACCGATGCCAAGACGCCAACAGCTGAGCCACTGCCGGGTTATCGCAAAATCAACCCGATGGTGTATTGCGGTCTGTATCCGATCGAATCGTCCGACTATGTGGATCTGCGCGAAGCGCTGGAAAAGCTACAGCTGAACGATGCGTCGCTGAGCTTTGAGCCGGAATCGTCGAGTGCACTCGGCTTCGGTTTCCGTTGCGGCTTCCTCGGATTGCTGCATATGGACGTTATTCAGGAGCGGATCGAGCGCGAATTTAATATTCCGCTGATCACAACAGCACCGAGCGTTATCTACCACGTTACACTGACCAACGGCGATGTGCTGACGATTGATAATCCGTCGAACTACCCAGAAGTTGGTCGTATTGAATACGTGGAGGAACCGTATGTGAAGGCATCTATTATCGTACCGAATGATTTTGTCGGAACGGTTATGGAATTGTGCCAGACCAAACGCGGTGAGTTCATCAATATGGAATATCTGGATACGACACGTGTTACGATTACGTATCAAGTGCCACTGTCCGAGATTGTGTATGATTTCTTCGACCAGCTGAAATCAAGCACCAAGGGTTATGCTTCGTTTGACTACGAGCTGTCCGGCTACCGCAAATCGAATCTGGTGAAAATGGATATTCTGCTGAACGGCGAACAGGTCGATGCACTGTCCTTTATCGTTCACCGAGATCGTGCGTATCATCGCGGACGTGTTATCTGTGAAAAGCTGCGTGAGCTGATTCCACGCCAAATGTTTGAAATTCCGATTCAAGCTTCGGTCGGAACCAAAGTCGTTGCTCGTGAAACCGTAAAAGCAATGCGTAAAAACGTCCTTGCCAAATGTTACGGCGGCGATATTTCCCGTAAGCGTAAGCTGCTGGAAAAACAAAAAGAAGGTAAAAAGCGCATGAAGCAAGTCGGTAACGTAGAAGTACCACAGGAAGCCTTTATGGCGGTACTGCGTATCGACGAGTAG